tttattggattgcaaagatctaaaaaaaaaatattttttttttatttcaatttaaatatgttatatattagaaaaaatatgttattaaaaaatttgtaaacaatacaagtttaaataaaaaatttcttctcattattgtttaattattttgaatatatttattttattgaaaataacattaagatcaacataaatatattttaatattcatgAAAAAATCTTAATATAATTAATTGTTTTCTTtcaattatttaaaatgataaataattgattaaaaaaaacagatataagtatttttcaattttttaaatgtGTTACACAATATTACATTTTTAGCATTCTACTCTTATATTATAAAAGAAAACTGTCAACAAATTAGATTTTTAATATTTGTCCAAATATTGTCAAATTTTATAAAATGTGAATTGTTAATGGAAATTAACGTAATAATTGTTAgtatcaacaaaaaataaaaattttaaaacataaaaaaattcaaggaaaaaataaattaaagacaatttttttttcaaaatagcaAACATTTATTATACTTCTTATaattgtttcttaaaaaaaaaatatttatttagaaataacttATATTAAAGAAATCAAATAGAAACTTTTAAAACTAATCCAATATCATTTCTGTTGCCGGGCCATCATCCTCAGGGTAATGTAAACCCACATATATGTTGTCAGGAGCTGAGAAACGTTGACGTATGCAGTTTACTACACATGACGGTATCGGTTTCCTATTTTTGGGGCCCATTGCTCCGTTGATCCATGTAGAAAATGCTCTATATGATAATTTTCTATACGATCTGTTAAATAAAAGTAAtatattatcatttaaaaaaaaatattttctcaattTAATAACCATCTTTTATTTCATGAAATAAAATTaacaatactctttttttttttaaaaaaatacaaaaattacatgtattataatattttttttaaatatatcaaattatatatatctatatatatgtttataatattgtatataaatatatgtcatatatatatatatatatatatatatacatatatatatatatgtgtatatatatatatatatatatatatatatacacaggtatatgtataaatatatatatatttatatctatatatatatatatagacacatatagactGCCGCCATCTTGGTGTAACAGTGGTGAGTCCAGTAAGGCGAGAAATGGGCAAGTTGGGCACCATGAAGCAATATAcaatatcaattattttttttggcTGCCACCAGTGGAAACTACAGAAgattgctaattgagcatggggaatgttATTACAATTAGTAAAATAATTGAATTTGCGATgacttctgagtgtgcactaaaccactattcaCATTTTGATAGAGACTTGACAATTTTTTAATAGTGTGTTCTGTTCAAAAATTTAAATACTCTCAGAATAAGATTGCTCGTTGTTTGAAATGATATGCTTGCCACCCTCTATTGATTTAGGGGATGGAATGTGCATAAATGTTACTTCATGTGAGTGtttatgtgagtgtctgtgtttatgtattagtgttttatcttgtctctctatgagtgtgtatgtatttctttgtgcattttcagtggatgtctgtgattgtgtgtgcgtatgtctctgtgctttttcttttctttgtctctttgagggtgtgtgtatgtatttatgtgtgtattttatcAGGATGCGTCTGTGAAGGTGGTTGTGTATGTCTCTGTTTTCTTTGGATGCATCTGTGAGTGTGGGTGtgggtattttttttctgtgttttctgtgtgtgtctctgtgagggtgtgtgtatgtctgtgcattttatgtgggtgtctgtgagtgtgtgtatgtctttctgtgttttatgaggCTGTTTCTGTCAATGTTTCCTTTGTTGAATGttgaagtttgtttttaaatttgtgtgtgtatgtgtgtacattttaTGTTGCTTTTTAGTACTTTTTTAACTtactaataattattaaaatatttatacagactttgagactaatcagACCTTTCTAGAAATAACAAATCCACCTTTTAaccttttaaattattgtttaggcagttcagggcccttactttcatccactgcatgctgttgtcatcatatatatatatatatatatacatatgcaattaTTAAATTTAAATGATAGCTATACCTTTGAGTAATTACTTCTTTAGCCTGTGCACGCATAGGTCCCAAACTCCCAACTATTTCTGCCACTCTGTTTAGAAAACCCTGATCGATTTCCTGATCGTGGTTTGGAGCATCACAAATACAGGATTTGCCTTCAGGGATGTGATACAGGATTTCTTCTTTTTCACGACAACATATACTTTCTATAACCGTAGGCATCAAATGGCAATTTCCACAAATACACCACTCCAAATCTTCAAGTCTGATAGAATCATCATCAATTGAAATATTTTGCATTTCTGCACTTTCGTTATTTGAAGATTGACTGGCCAATTCAGCATCAGTTCTCATAGGGTCCCATTGGTGAGCTTGAGAGACATCAATATTTTGATTTTCAGCATTACGTTCTCTAATGAGATTTTGCATctacaataaataatataaaacacatctatatatctataaattcatttttataaacttatataacacaaatattaaaatataatattttcataCCATCTCTTGCACCTCTTGTTGACTGAGCTGCATCAGAGTTCTGCCACTGATGTTATCTGTGTTAGATGCCATGttattctacaaaaaaaaatattaaacaaataagaaaaaCAATATTTACATATACTATAACACAAAATTAATCATAGATAATAAGGTTGACAGCAAAACATAGACTTAGAGCATCtttttttagataaatgttttataaaaaaaaagatttacataaaaaaaaatatacaacgcAGGATAAAACCATTAGACAGTCTTACTATTGTGTCATTATGTTGTTATAAGTCTAATTACAATTATGATGATATTAACACTAGATGGATATTAAATATAAGTTTTTATAGTATAACCATGTAACATTGTAAGAACAGTATTGTTATACATATTTTAAGGTCTATTAAAGGTCTATTAAGGTCTATTACTATTGATGCTGAAATTGAGAAtaagataaatatacatatatattgcatataacAATTTTCCAGAATACATTGTCACTTTTTATctattatttatagtatagtgatgtagataaagagagaaagagatatagagagaaataaaaagaaagagagagaaagaaagagagagaaagatatagagaaagagagtgaaagaggaatataactaaaaaaaaagtagaaagagagaaagagataaagaaaatgagagagagataatatatatatatatatatatatatatatatatatatatatatatatagagagagagagagagagagagaaagatagataaagagatatagATAGAGGTAGTTGGAGATAAATATGTAGAGAAAGAGTAATCGAAAAAAGAGGAGAAAGAGTGggataaaaaggagagagaaataaaGATAGACAGAAAACAAGATAGAAAcaaatagagagagaaataaaaaaatatagatagagAGAAAGGAAGGAAGACAGAGAGAAAGTAAAATAGAGATAGAAAGATACAGAAAGAAAGTAAGAGTTTGAGAAATATAGGAAGAGTGAGAGCAATGAATAATTTAAGAGGTTGTGAAAAAtagacagataaagagagagatagagagaaatacatagagagaaaaatttagaaatatatatatatttaaatagatatatagagaaagataaagagagagataaagaaatagaaagagatatagacagagagaaaaaaagagacagagagagaaagagacagatagaaagagagagatagggagagaaagatagagaggaaggaagacatagagagagagtaaaatagagatagaaagaaaaagagacAGAAAGATAGCAAGAGGTTGAGAAAtatagaaagagtgagagaaatgaataaataaagaggATGAgaaatatagatagagagataaagagagagatatagagagaaatacatagagagagagaacaaattataaatatatatatatatatatatataaataaaattcattaaaattatggggggagataaaacactgaaattaaaatcctccatgtctcaaaattaaatcaatgtaaatatttgcataggaaattagcacatctaggcaagtatccctgcttgcttttccccagaaataactcatatacaatgttaccaatgcacaagagaattctgggtaagttatgcaaattagatatgcaaattctcagtttttttgcttcaaaataatactgttttaacacagctatccttttaacaggattattacagcaaaccagaaatcactcactagacagcttgtttcgttctttttggaactcatcagtaggagatagatttctggttgctgcattggtaaagcttttttcaaggttaaaccaaaattcattaaaattatggggggagataaaacactgaaattaaaatcctccatgtctcaaaattaaatcaatgtaaatatttgcataggaaatgtctggtttgctgtaataatcctgttaaaaggactTCCGGTTGAGGGCGGAGCATCTACACGCTGGTTGTCTTCCTCCGAGGTGGTGGAAGTATCGCTCCTACCACGCTGCTATCTCCCTCCGCCATCCGCCTCGTGGCCCTTCTCTGTTAGGGGCTGGATGTGGGCATTGGCACTACAGGTGCCGACGGTGATGGAAGTCACAGAGAGAGCGGTCTGACCGCTAAAAAGTCTGCTAAGCCGCATAAGGAAAGAAGCTGCAGGGGGTAAAACCTACCGTGTGGGAGCTGTGCTGCTGGTTATGAACCAGCGTTTCTTCAAAGGTGAAGTCAGGAGCGTTGCTGGAATTCGAAACCCCGCTGGTAGGCTGAAGCAGAGGATAGACGGAGGTGTCCGGTATTTGTCTGCTGTGCCGCGCGGGTAGAGGATTGAAAATACAAACTCCTGGGCCTTCTGTGTAGAGCCAGCTAGCCCTGCCTGGTGGAGAATTTTGCACCCTGGTATATTGCTGAGGACCAAGCAGTGTCCGCTAAAGATCCTTTATTGCAGCAGCAAGATCTATCCTTACAGCTGAAGCCGCAAGTATTTAAAATTGCTATATGGGGAGATATTTAAACTGTATAATTTGAAGCTGGGTTCTCAGTTTGGAGATACGTTTTTGGATAGGAAAATATCCTTTAGCTGCATAAGAATTTGGATAAAAGTGTTCTGGACGCTAAGCTGCACTTAAATATTTACTCTGTCGACAAATTATTAAGGGACAGTTGCCCTCTGCCATTCTCTTATTTCCTGACTAAGGTATTAAAAGCCACATCAGTCTGTGAACGGTTTGAGAGGACGGTAAAATAAGGAAATAGTTTAAGTGTTAATTCTAGGGCAGGATCCTATGTATTATGGATTGTCAACTACGCTCTAAAAGAAGAGGAAAAGTTGGAGGAGGGAGGAAATTTCTATAGCAGATTCATATTCAATACACATAATCCCCTAATGTGAGACAAGCTGTGAGAAAGCTATTAATCTGGACTTGATATTAATTCTGCTTTTCTTCCCTAGGATTTTTTTCACTGTTCAGGAAAAGCGGTTACGCTTTTCCTTCTACACATTTTTATGTAAcagaatttaaattattattttttttttttttgttaatgcttATCTATTAAGTAATTTTGAAAGTGCTATCAGTTAAATGCTATTTGTTATTATGGGATATTAGTCaccttaaaaagggaaaaaaaaatatatatatagttttttttccccGTCTATAAACACATACACGAAAGAGTTTATTCTGTATTGGatgtattgtttttttctgtacAGGTGTTGCTTCATATTACACTATTAAGGTTTGTGTCTATATCAGACCGCACACGTGTTTGGCATGTGGTGTGCcggtttttatgtttaattttgaattttatgggttttttttttctatttttttggtttagtattaGCACATGGATAGATTTATCACGCAGGCTAAAAACACTCCACTCACTA
The nucleotide sequence above comes from Bombina bombina isolate aBomBom1 chromosome 7, aBomBom1.pri, whole genome shotgun sequence. Encoded proteins:
- the LOC128635794 gene encoding uncharacterized protein LOC128635794, which translates into the protein MASNTDNISGRTLMQLSQQEVQEMMQNLIRERNAENQNIDVSQAHQWDPMRTDAELASQSSNNESAEMQNISIDDDSIRLEDLEWCICGNCHLMPTVIESICCREKEEILYHIPEGKSCICDAPNHDQEIDQGFLNRVAEIVGSLGPMRAQAKEVITQRSYRKLSYRAFSTWINGAMGPKNRKPIPSCVVNCIRQRFSAPDNIYVGLHYPEDDGPATEMILD